The stretch of DNA AAGATGGGGAAGTTTCCATTAACGTTAGAGAGAGCAAGAGCATGTTACCTACTTTTGATATACCAGGCATGCCAGGTAGGCAAGTTGGTGTAGTGAACGTAACAGAGCTAATGGGTAAAATGTTCAACGGGGGTAAAAAGACAAAAACCATTACAGTTAAGGTAAAAGAAGCGCGTGAAATATTGATTAATGAAGAAAGTGAAAGGTTAATGGATGAAGATAAGATAATCAAAGAAGCCATCGATCTTGTTAGCAATGAAGGCATAGTATTTTTGGATGAAATAGATAAAATTGCAGCGCGCACAGAAGTAAAAGGTGAAGTAAATAGAGAGGGAGTACAACGTGATTTATTACCGTTACTTGAAGGAACAACCGTTTCAACTAAATATGGCTACGTAAAAACAGACTATATATTATTTATTGCATCCGGTGCCTTTCATCTGTCTAAGCCATCCGATCTTTTACCAGAATTGCAAGGTAGGCTACCAATCAGAGTAGAACTTAAAGCACTTACTCAAGAAGATTTAATAAAGATATTAAAAGAACCGGAATCCAGTTTGTTAAAGCAGTACATAGCTTTAATGAAAACAGAAAATGTAACACTTGAGTTCACTGATGATGGAATTGAAACCATAGCTGAAATAGCGTTTACAGTTAATAGGGAAGTGGAAAACATAGGTGCAAGGAGGCTTCATACTATCATGGAGAAGCTTTTGGATGAAATAAGTTTTATCGCTTCTGAAAAAAATGGTGAAAAATTTGTTATAGATAGCAAATATGTGAAAGATAAACTAGAATCGATTTCAAAACAACTAGATTTATCTAGGTTTATACTTTAAAAAAATATGTTAATGATTTTATATATAATATTAATATAGGTATGTCAATAGAACAAAAAGCATGTTAGTACAAGACACTTAAGGTATATTAGACAACAGTAATGAATTTTTTGATGCAGGAGAGCTTCCTAAAGAATACATTGAATTAAAAGAAAAAGCTAAATCTGAATTTAGCACATATATTAAAGATGATATTATTAACAACATATTAATTTACCGAAGTTACCGAAATAATAACAGTAGCTTTCACGCAAGAATAACACTACAAGATAAGGATACGGCTGTAAAGTAAGCGAACTTTTAAATAGTAAATTCTATAAAGGTAACAAAATCACTGATTTTTCAATATTAGATAATGATGACAGAAAAATTACAAATGATTATGTTATTGAGAGTGGTGATGGTAAAAAAGTTAGAGTCAGATGTTATGACTTAGCTAATTCTTCTCTATATGAATGTGAATTCAGTTTAAATGGTACATCAATGGAAAAAAATGCAACATTGCATTGAGTTCTGATAGCAATATTAAAATAGTAGGTAGCAAACCAAGTTATGAAGATTTAGAGAAAGACATAGATGTTAAAATCAAACTTGATGGTAAGGAACTAAGTCTCATTGATGCTATAAAAGAACTAGAATAAAAGAGTAAGCTTAACAAGCTAGAAATAGAAGAAGCTTTATCCATTAAGATTTAAGACAAAGTTAGTTAACTTGTTGTGTAAGTGCTGTCAAGCATAACACCACCTGTCACACAAATTACCTGCAAATTGTAATGTGTCCGTACAGTCTATTAAACATTTCCCTTTGAGGCCTGCCATGGCTGTTGCACTGTTTGTATAAATTTCATAATTAAATAGGATGATGCACTTTTGCCCTCTCTTAGTTTACAAATATACTAATCATTTTTTGAATCAAAGCCTTTTCTACTTTTGCTCATTTCATTCTTTAATTCTTTATACATTTCTTTTAGCACTTTTCTTCCCCCTTGCTTTTATGTCGTTACTTTGCAGTAAAGTTTCAATTTGGTATGCATCATACCTGAGTAAGATCTGTTTTCCTCATATGTAGATTAGCTCTATCTAAAATTTCCTGAAGAGATCTGTATACAAAAGGTTTTGAATTCAAAAAATTACTAGGATCATTACACGTATAATGTATATATTGTTAAAAATGCTTTTGTACTATTTTATCTATTCCTTCTAAATATTTATTGCCAGAGTTACTTGTATCACGGGATTTATTTACAAAACCTAAAATTCCTAAGCCTTTAATCATTCTTAAACCCTTTATCAAGTCCAGCTCTCCATCTAGCTTTAGTTACTCCCCTTAACTGAGATTTTGCTTCCTTTCCTTCAATCTTATGTTTTTTTGACTTTATAAACATAAATAATTTACTATGTTGCTCAGGTTTATCAAATTTCTTTCGCAGATCATTTTGTCTATTCTGTAGAGTTTTAATCTGATCATCAAGACTAACAGTTTGCTCAACTCCTTTTTTAATTTGCTTAGATTTGCTCTTTGTCTGAGGAAGTTTTTCTCAGATGCAGCAGAATTATTTTGCCCTTTAGAAACAGTTGTAATTTCAACTTTTCTTAGCACTCTTTTGCTAAGCACCTTCCTATTACCTTCTAATTCAGCAAATTTTTGCTGACCTGAATTCTGCAATTGTTTTTGAGATATATCATCGTTTATCGCAACCTTTTTTTGAGACTGTCGGCTTTAAGTTAGATAATATTTCACTTTTACTTGATATTAAACCTGTATCAAACGCTTCGCTGTCACCTGTTAAGTTGGAATCGAAAGTTAAGAAAGCATAAGCTTTACTTTCTTTTAGAGGCTTGATTATTTTTAGCCTTTGGCCTAACTTTTATTGGTACTATTTCATTTTTTATTGAAGCGGAATCAGAATAATTGGACTACTAATAGTCTTTACAGTTTGGCTAGCTGATTTCGACTTCTTTGGTTTTTTTGTCTTCTTATTCATTTCGAGCCTTCAACTTTTTAATATAACTCAATTTTAAACGGTAATTATTAACTATGTGTGAATGTCATTTTGTGGCAAAATCTCCTATGATATTTGTAAAGCAAGAAAACAAAGACTTGATTTCTGTAGCTAAATAATGGACTATCAAGGGCACACATAAATATCTCTACAATGCAAAAAAAAACTTTCACAATTATCGATGGTTACGGCTTTCTTTTCGGAGCTTATTACGTTTTGCATCATCTAACTACTACAACTGGTATGCCAATAGGTGCTGTGTACGGATTTCTGAATATGGTTCTAAAGTATATCACCCATTCAGACTACTTAACTATAGCACTTGACTCCGGTAAAAAAAATTTTAGGCACGACTTATACCCTGAATACAAAGCAAACAGAGTAACTCCTCCTGAGGGTTTAATTCCACAGTTCACAATACTGAGGGAAGCAATAGAAGCCTTTAATCTCAGTTATGAAGAGATTGAAGGCTATGAAGCAGATGATATAATTGCAACATTAACTGCAAAATACGCTAACCACCAAGATTTAAAAGTAGTAATAATTTCGTCAGATAAAGACTTATTTCAGCTCTTGAACTACGACGTTTTAATATTTGACCCTATCAAAAACATATACATAGATGAAAAACAAGTAATAGAAAAATTTGGTGTAAATTCAAATAAGCTTCTTGATTTATTTTCTCTAACTGGAGATGTATCTGACAACATTCCTGGCGTTCCAGGAATAGGCCCAAAGACTGCAGCTAAATTGCTGGATAGATTTAATTCGTTGAATAATACCATAGAAAACATCAATAACATCAAACAAACAAGGACACGTAATATTCTCACTGAACATAAAGAAAAAGCGTTAATTTCAAGAAAACTTTTATCACTATGCGAGAAAGTGGATCTTCAGCATGATGTCATAAAATATAAGGTTCTTTCTCCAAATATGGAAAAATTGTTATCTTTTTTAAAGAAGTACGAATTTAATTCTTTGATAGGCAAAGTAGAAAAACTTTTTTCTTATAATGAATCGAGCACAAAAGAGAGAACAGAATATAGTAGTGAAGCATTAGAAAAATTTTTGGAATGCTGTAGATATGAAGGAAAAGTCGCAATTCATTGCCATTTCGAAAATAACGTACTTAGTAAAATTTCCTTATCTTACAATGAGGATAACATTTTTTACATAGATCAAAACCGTTCACAAGATGCACTTATTACAATCAATTCAGCTCTATTTTCAAATGGGATACTCAAAATAATACATGATACCAGAGAAACCAGGAAAACCATTCCTACAATAGAAAAAGTACTGGGCTCAGTTGACGATTTGATGATAATGTCATACAGTCTCGACACAGGAAAACACGATCACAGCATTCCAAACATAATTGCACACAATTTGAGTGAAAATGTAGAGACCTTTTCAGCAAAAACTTTAATAGCAATTCATGAAAAGCTGAAACAAAGGCTATTTAAGGAAAAGCTTTTTACAATTTACGAGCGCTTCGATAAACCGCTTATGAAAGTAATATTCAACATGGAAAAAAATGGAATATTACTAAATATTCATAAACTACAAGAATTGTCTGACAAATTCCAACAGCTAATTGCTGTGCTTGAAAATGACATATATAATTTGGCAGGAGAAAAGTTTAATATTGCTTCGCCAAAACAATTAAGTGATGTTCTATTTAACAAGATGGGGCTTAATAAGAAAAAAAAGTTGAAATCTGGATCGTATAGCACAAACTCCGTAGTACTAGAAGAACTTGAAATAGAAGGAGTTGAAATTGCAAGCAAAATTTTAGATTGGCGACATTTAAGTAAATTAAAAAGTACCTACACTGATGCACTAATAAAGCAAGTTGACCCACTTGATGGCAGAATACACACAAATTTCTCAACAACTGTAACTGCAACTGGAAGGCTCAGCTCAAGCAGTCCTAATTTGCAGAATATTCCTATCAGAAGCAAAGAAGGAAATCTTATTAGACAGACATTTATTGCGCCAAAGGGATACAAGATAATTTCTGCTGATTACTCACAAATAGAACTGAGGCTCCTAGCACACGTTGCAAATGTTACAGCGTTTAAAGAAGCTTTTGCAAATGGAAAGGATATTCATGGCATTACTGCAGGGCAAGTCTTTGGAGTGCAAAAAGATATGGAGGTCGATGAACAATTAAGGCGCAAAGCAAAATCTATTAACTTTGGAATCATGTACGGAATCAGCCAGTTTGGCCTTGCAAAACGGCTTGGAATTACCATTGAGGAAGCTGCTGAATACATTAATTACTACTTTTCCTGTTATCCAGAAATAAAGGTCTATATGGAAAAAGTAGTGTCTACCGCGAGACAGCATGGTTATGTAGAAACTTTGTTTGGCAGAAGATGCTTTGTAAAAGACATAAATAACACAATTCCTTATCTAAGACAATTTGCGGAAAGAGCGGCAATAAATGCACCACTACAAGGAACTGCCGCTGATATAATAAAATGTGCGATGATTCAGCTTTTCGATCAGTTAAAAGCGGGCAAAATAATCCTCCAAGTTCATGATGAGCTACTAGTTGAAGTAGAGAACGAAAAAGTACAAGAAACGGCAAAACTTATGAAGGATGTAATGGAAAATATAGTGAAAATTTCTATACCACTTGAAGTAGAGGTAAAAATTAGTGATAACTGGGGAACAACTACACAAACATTGTGATTTGAGAGATCGGTAGGTGTTATTCAAGCAGCTCATTATATAGAAATGCAAAAATTACTTGACACACTTTATCAGCTTTCTTATCCCGGTAGTGGAGCTATTTTATATAACTTCCCAATCTGTGCAGATTAAAATGACAAGAAGGTCTTGTATTTGGCGTACTACTGTTTAATTTTTCGCACTATGTGCACCATATGTCTTTATAAAATTTCTGGTTCTTACTTATACAAGCCGAAATGCGCTTATGAAGCATCTAAGGCATTATCCAACGTCAAATTTTTAAAATTAAAGAGTTAGCAACTAGCTACTCCGTTTTTTTGCCTTTCTATTTAGTAAATTCCTTAATATTTATAGCTACCGTCATCCTGCCGCTTGCTAGCGGGATCTAGAGATACCGCAAATGAATCGTGGTATTACAAACTGCACCTAGCGTCATACACTGGAATGACACCATCTTGGTGAACTAAAATTTATAACGTTCGTACAGTTGTGCAACTGGGCTTAAATTTTCCTAATTATGATTTAAACAACACTACAAGCTTCTAGAGTACAAACCACTTGAAATAATATAAAAAATATACTACAATTAAGTATAGTAAATGTGAGTAAGTCAGTTATGACAAAAATATCAACTCCACAAATAAAGAATCTGGAATCCTCAAAGCCATCTACTCATAGGGCTAACAAAGATGAGAAAATCTTTGAAAAAGAGAAGCATCAGTTAATCTATCGTGCTTTCCTAGATACTTTAGAGAATCCGGAGAAGCACACACAACAGGAGATAAATAAAATACAAGAGAAGCTGCAAGAAAAACTCTCAGAACAGGAAATACAAAAATTACGGTGTGAGCAGCAGTCACTAGAGGAACTGTTAAACCAACTAAAGAATGGAGATGAAAAGAAGATTTTTACTTTTGTACTTAAGAATAGTGGAAAGATATTCAACGATGTTAGTCCAAAAATAAAACCACTCAGTGAAGAGGATTTTTCCCAGTTTTTACTTTCTGTATTTAAAGAAATTAGAGGAAAAAAATTAGCTAGTGAAGAGAATTTAAAGAACGGTGAAATAGAAAAAGTCGTAGCTGAGTGTGTCAGTAAAGAAGCTTGGCATCAGTTTACTGACTTTACTAAACACCAGATACCTGGTAGAAGATTGTTAAAAAAAATACCAGGCTTTGGAAAAGTTTTAAGTGTTGAAAAAAAAGAAGATGAACCAATGCTTAATGATAAAGAAATGGTGATAACATTCTTACGTAAATCTTTACTACCTATTATTGCTTTAACAGCTACAATATTATTTATCGGCTCAACTTCATTATTCGGTATTCCCTCTTTTGTAACAATAGGGCTTGCTGTTTTTTGTTTTGCTACTGCTGAATATAGTGCGATAAAAAGCCTCTTTTCAAATAACAAACCAGGTACTTTATACAACCCTCACCCACAAGAAGAAGAAAAGAAAAAAGAACAATGGAATAAGAAATTTCTTGATGGCATTAATAAAATTTTAGAACCCCAAGGTAAGGGAGCTGAAAAGAGTGAGCAATCTGCTGTAACAACTGAAGAGCAATCTATTCAAGAAAAAGTGAAAGAAAATGCACCATTTACTAAACTGAAAGGAACTACTATAAATCAACAAAGTAAAGACCAAAGTTCTCAGAATGTGAATGTTCCTAGCTTATAACTCAGTTCCACCTATTGTGATTGAATCAACTTTGAGTGTTGGTTGACCAACACCAACAGGTACATTCTGCCCACCCTTGGAGCATGTGCCAACACCTGGATCCAACTTTAAGTCATTTCCAATCATGGACACTTTTTTCAGCACTGTAGGACCGTCACCAATGAGCGTTGCTCCTTTAACTGGCTGCGCAATTTTGCCATTTTCTATTAAATAAGCTTCTGAAGATGAGAAAACAAACTTCCCTGACGTTATATCAACCTGCCCACCACCAAAATTTACTGCATACAGACCTTTCTTCACGCTAGATATTATTTCTTCTGGCGTATGCTTTCCTGGCAACATATAGGTATTTGTCATGCGTGGCATAGTAACTTCTTTATAATTTTCCCTTCTACCATTACCAGTTGGATTTACACCCATGAGTTTAGCATTCATATGATCATGTATATATCCTTTGAGGATCCCACCCTCTATTAATACATTATAACCAGGCAGAGTACCTTCATCATCTATGCTAATAGAACCACGTAAATTAGGTAAGGTTCCATCATCAACTATAGTGACACCACTAGCTGCCACTTGTTTGCCTATAGAATGCGAAAATGCTGAGACTCCTTTGCGATTAAAATCGCCTTCAAGGCCATGACCTACAGCTTCATGTAACAATATTCCTGGCCAGCCTGGACCGAGAACAACCGTCATCTCTCCAGCTGGAGTTGGAATTGCCTCAAGATTTATTAACGCTTGTTCTAACGCTTGGTTTGCAACTCTTTTCCACCCTTTCTCAGAAATAAACTTACTATAAGAATCTCGTCCTCCGTGCCCTGCAGAACCCCTCTCAATTCGGCCATTTTTCTCTACAATGACTAGCACATTAAAATGCACTAGAGGCCTGACGTCACTTAATCTGTGATCACCCTTTATTATTTGTATAACCTGCCATTCTCCACTTAGGGTTATTTTTACTTGCTTCACGCAGTTATCTTTGGATCTTACATACTCATTAACCTCATTAAGCAGCTTAATCTTTAAATTCAGATCTATTTCATTTATGGGGTTAATTCTCAAGTATAGTTTTTTTGTCCCTTCATTTAAGTTTATTGAATTTGTTTTATTAAAAGACACCGAACTTTTAACAATAGAAGCAGCATTACTAATTTCTTTTTCACTAATCTCAGAAGAACAAACAAAAGACGTACTATCCTTACAAAAGGATCTTAAACCAAACCCTCTTCTGGTATTCAAATCCATGTGTTTTAATATGTTATTATCAAAAACCAAAGACTCTGACTGGCAAAATTCTAAAAATAGCTCACCACCATCACTATTGTTCAAAGCGTTATTGACTATTTTATATATATTATTAATATTAACATTATTCTGAGCAAAAAATATCTGATCTAGGTTTATATTATCTAGCATTACCTTTGAACTAAAAATTGTTTAAGTATATTATTTAATTTTAATATAGCAAACTACAAAAAGCCCGGGTGGCGGAATTGGTAGACGCGCTAGCTTCAGGTGCTAGTAACTTTTCAAGTTGTGGAAGTTCAAGTCTTCTCTCGGGCACCCTTAGTCTTCATATTATTTTTTAAATGAATTAATGCTATAATATAACATATTAATTACGCTTAAATTTATGAGTGGTGAGGAAGAGAAGCTTGCTTACAGAAAGAAAATACGAACTTATTCAAAACGCTTAGTTATTACACTATCCACTACCTTTTTCATTGGATATATAGCGGCACCAGTCTTTAGTATTCCTATCTTAAGTTTATATTTTAGTATTGCTAACACTATATCAAGTGCACTCTCATTTGCCTTAAATATATGGTCATTAAACGACCATTTTCAAAAGCAGGACCTTAATAAGCAATCTGGTGTAAAAAATATTTAGGAACAAAAGAAACTAACAAAGATCCGCCTTGATATTACATCTAATATTTTATTTCTAATAGGGAAAATTATACATATACTGCCTCTCAAATCTTCTATTATCCCTTTTGTTTCCACTACCTTTTTCATTTTAGAATGTGTTATTATGGCAGCCAAATAGTTCTGGCTATAGTTAGTGAGCCACAGGTAGAAAAGGGGCCTGAAAAACAATATTTAGTAGGTAATGCTGCACAGCAGCCTAAATGCTAACAAATTAACCTATTTGATTTATATAGGAATATTAGTTGTTATATTAATAATTTAACAATAAAGGAAGTTAATACCATGGTAGATTTTATAAGTTTTTCCAACTACTATTCAGATTTTTCTGGCGAAAATACTAGTTATACAGTACATGAGCTTAACGAGAAAATCAAGAGCTTACAGACTATAGTACACATATAGTTAAACACAACGAACCAAGTTTCCTG from Wolbachia endosymbiont strain TRS of Brugia malayi encodes:
- the hslU gene encoding ATP-dependent protease ATPase subunit HslU produces the protein MSFDERKILRTNFSNQPMISGGQSCSSDTCNKKSDLYKDTRSDCDSNNSSAQVNNSTQILLDDLPPQKIVKELDRFIIGQDDAKRAVAIALRNRWRRNKVPLPLRDEIIPKNILMIGHTGVGKTEIARRLAKLAGAPFIKVEATKFTEIGYVGRDVDSITRDLVDAAIVLVKEKARKALAKKALNLAEKIIVNSMVGENATEESKKTYRERLRNKEFEDGEVSINVRESKSMLPTFDIPGMPGRQVGVVNVTELMGKMFNGGKKTKTITVKVKEAREILINEESERLMDEDKIIKEAIDLVSNEGIVFLDEIDKIAARTEVKGEVNREGVQRDLLPLLEGTTVSTKYGYVKTDYILFIASGAFHLSKPSDLLPELQGRLPIRVELKALTQEDLIKILKEPESSLLKQYIALMKTENVTLEFTDDGIETIAEIAFTVNREVENIGARRLHTIMEKLLDEISFIASEKNGEKFVIDSKYVKDKLESISKQLDLSRFIL
- the tldD gene encoding metalloprotease TldD encodes the protein MLDNINLDQIFFAQNNVNINNIYKIVNNALNNSDGGELFLEFCQSESLVFDNNILKHMDLNTRRGFGLRSFCKDSTSFVCSSEISEKEISNAASIVKSSVSFNKTNSINLNEGTKKLYLRINPINEIDLNLKIKLLNEVNEYVRSKDNCVKQVKITLSGEWQVIQIIKGDHRLSDVRPLVHFNVLVIVEKNGRIERGSAGHGGRDSYSKFISEKGWKRVANQALEQALINLEAIPTPAGEMTVVLGPGWPGILLHEAVGHGLEGDFNRKGVSAFSHSIGKQVAASGVTIVDDGTLPNLRGSISIDDEGTLPGYNVLIEGGILKGYIHDHMNAKLMGVNPTGNGRRENYKEVTMPRMTNTYMLPGKHTPEEIISSVKKGLYAVNFGGGQVDITSGKFVFSSSEAYLIENGKIAQPVKGATLIGDGPTVLKKVSMIGNDLKLDPGVGTCSKGGQNVPVGVGQPTLKVDSITIGGTEL
- the polA gene encoding DNA polymerase I, with the translated sequence MQKKTFTIIDGYGFLFGAYYVLHHLTTTTGMPIGAVYGFLNMVLKYITHSDYLTIALDSGKKNFRHDLYPEYKANRVTPPEGLIPQFTILREAIEAFNLSYEEIEGYEADDIIATLTAKYANHQDLKVVIISSDKDLFQLLNYDVLIFDPIKNIYIDEKQVIEKFGVNSNKLLDLFSLTGDVSDNIPGVPGIGPKTAAKLLDRFNSLNNTIENINNIKQTRTRNILTEHKEKALISRKLLSLCEKVDLQHDVIKYKVLSPNMEKLLSFLKKYEFNSLIGKVEKLFSYNESSTKERTEYSSEALEKFLECCRYEGKVAIHCHFENNVLSKISLSYNEDNIFYIDQNRSQDALITINSALFSNGILKIIHDTRETRKTIPTIEKVLGSVDDLMIMSYSLDTGKHDHSIPNIIAHNLSENVETFSAKTLIAIHEKLKQRLFKEKLFTIYERFDKPLMKVIFNMEKNGILLNIHKLQELSDKFQQLIAVLENDIYNLAGEKFNIASPKQLSDVLFNKMGLNKKKKLKSGSYSTNSVVLEELEIEGVEIASKILDWRHLSKLKSTYTDALIKQVDPLDGRIHTNFSTTVTATGRLSSSSPNLQNIPIRSKEGNLIRQTFIAPKGYKIISADYSQIELRLLAHVANVTAFKEAFANGKDIHGITAGQVFGVQKDMEVDEQLRRKAKSINFGIMYGISQFGLAKRLGITIEEAAEYINYYFSCYPEIKVYMEKVVSTARQHGYVETLFGRRCFVKDINNTIPYLRQFAERAAINAPLQGTAADIIKCAMIQLFDQLKAGKIILQVHDELLVEVENEKVQETAKLMKDVMENIVKISIPLEVEVKISDNWGTTTQTL